tttgtacaccaatatggccgtctCATAGCGTTGAAGAAAACCAAGGTTACGCAGCAGAATTAAAATCAAGCACGGGAGTTTTCAATTTGGGCTTTAATTAACTcctgttttgcatatataacaagctttagtataaacacacaggtgattatacaaaattgcgcgctctcattggctcgctatctcggattttcagccgataatcaccttgacggacaaaatggctgccagtagtcgttttgccactgtactTGAAGATTAttattttcgcgttgaaatttttttttcctcttcttttaaataatcacctgtgtatttatactaaaacaattatccacctcaggctcagtgattatcggtgaatattcacctcgacttcgtctcggtgaatattcaccgataatcacttcgccttcggcgaataattgttaagtattcacacgctgaaattttaactgtgacgtcacttttccttagatccaaccctctgaggtccaatcggtcagttttgaacgtgagtaatggcggatggtgaaatccaaaacttacactcaaaattaaCAGCCTCTGGATGGAAATCAAAGCTGAAAATGTTGGCAGTCAGGTGttcagcaaacacacttttaaaatctgaagaaaaaaaaggaagtgatttgtttttatcaaaggggcactttaaaatgaCAACCTAAATTCGAAAAGTTGATTTCTGTCTTCATACAATTACGTGCAGGAGTACAAATCAAAAGCTCTTGAACTAAAGGGTCGGCCAGGGTttttgggtatacggtatacaggggctttttaaatcgggtatacggtatattgcAGCTTAAATACGGGTATTCCgtatatcactttctttgaatttcaggtaaacagtatacaatgcttccattaattttgggtattttggcgaATTTTTTTTGGGTATACTTGTATGCCACTACCCCTCCTGGCCGACCCTGTGAACTCGTTGGTTGATTGGATCGCTGATCGCTATTGGAACCAATTCATTGTGACGATGTATGACGTACTGCGGGGAGACTGGGGGGCAGAAACAACGGAATAATTTCCAGGACTTTTTAAATGAACGCGCTTTATGGCATGGCGCGGTTAcctatgtttcaaaatggctggtTTTCGAAATGTCTTTACTGTGGGAAAAAGGTCTGTTTCTTCGGTTTCTGTATTGGGAAGTCGTCACAACTCGTATTTGTATCTGGGAGTTCTGCAGCCTGTGGTTCTTCTTAGACCGTCGTTACAAGTCCAGAGAAGTATTTGGTCCAGTTCTCGACAAGATGATTTGACTCAAGCCTTGTCTGATGCTGAGAAATTAGTGGGTTATCCAACATCATTCTTGAATTTACGCTATCTTTTGAGTGATGAAATCTCAAACGTCGCCATGTATATGAAGAGGTTCGCCATGAGCAAGCATCCATTGCTGAGGACAGCGCGCGGTTTTATTTCGGATGAAAATCACACATTGCAAACGCGGGGTCTGTTGGTATTACTCATTTCCAAGGCTTCGAGACCCTGTTTAAAGGATGACTGCATCATGGACCAGGAATTAGTGGCTGATATTTATTCGAGTCAGAGGCAGCTGGCAGACATCACGGAGACCATTTACACaggtaaagaaaaacaaagtgcGTGACATTAACTTCTTTTTAACATTCGATCGAAACACGAGGTTTCTAAGTACGtacatatgtacatgtacaagcagTTTGTGTTTCAACCATGGTCGGAAAGTTAATCTTTTGAGATACGAAGCTTTAATAATCCCTAAAAAATTTCTTGGGACaattttcccatttttaaaaaaaatatattggcGCAATTATTAGTCTTGAGagaattaattttgttgtaacgATTTAATTTTCAACTGTTCAAAAGATCCCTAGTTCCACTTCAAATGGTAGCAATTGAACTGGAACATTTTAAGGGCCAACATACTGTGCAcgggtggctcagttggtttagcaccgggctgtcatgcggcaacaggcgcgtagcgtggtcatgtTTTCAAGTatgcacaagtacatatgatctaaaaacctaagtaaactaagcgaaaaatactgcgttctttatttcttgttcgaaatagttgtgttaatacaagcaaagaacaaagcgtcttgcccttattttgagcaaacttggtgcaaacaaaacattgttttggttgcgCTAGCGTGACTGGTATTGTCAACAACattctcggaacgtcgctcctttgcaacttcgcctttttgttgcacgctgaccaaacaacactgcattgtttagtgtaaaaaagtcaatgcaaaactaagtgagaacatgatatagcttttgtttttagaatttaatcaaagtggtgttttcataaggaaatcttggttgcgtacaagtaaaatgttaaaaatagaaacaattgcttaaaatttcaaaatttcctggtcacttcaagtacgcacgtgcgtaattgcgtataggacgctacgcgcctgggCAAGTCATGGGTTCGACTTCGgttggaccaacactcagggtcttaaaataagcgcggagaaagtgctgcctttgtaatattacacctgcaaatggttagacttccaAGTTTTCTCTGATAAGGACTTTAAACCGTACGCCCTGTCTCACAAGTTCtctgtgggacattaaagaacccacacactattgtAGAAGAGTAGGGAATGAAGTTCACAGTGTTGTGGCTGTGCTCAGTGAGTGGTTCTTTCCAGCAGAACTGGCCAGCTTGGTGttatgtctctaaaaaggcttatggtgtatgtcaggccacctaagcagaaacagccacaagtcaaaaggACTTTGCCAAAGCTGGGACATATAGGTGGagataatggtaatgataatggAAGGAGATAAGATAATGGAAAAGAAGGAAGAACGTGGCTTGATGTCTGTGACGTCTATGAACCTCAAATCTTATTTACATAGCCAACCAGACTCTCTCTCACCAAAGAGTCTTGTTTGGACATTATAGCATGAATGAACGTACAGTGTACCTTCATTTGAATTACAATTAGGGTCTCTGGAGACTGGTCTCAGTGATCATAAATTAGTCTATACAGTTTAAATAGAAAGGTGATGCAGCTGAAAACTACTTTCATGAGGTGAAGGTGTTTTAGCAATTTTGATGAACAGGCTTTCAACAATGACCTCGAGTGCATTCCTTTCAATGCTGCCTACATTTTTGAAGATGTCAGCGATATTTGTTGGGCGtgggaaaaaatgtttgctgAATTGTTTTGGATAACCATTCAAGCTCAGATGAAATCTAAATGCTTCAGGGATATCCCTAGAAAATCATAATTTATTACAACAGAGACAAGAAAAGCTATGTGGAAGAGAAATACTCTTAAAccttaatttaaataaaactaGATCAGCAGATCAGGCCTACACTGTACAGATGCCAAAAAAAACCGTGTGGTTGCTCTGTGCTCTAAATCCATTATACATAATTTTGATCAGTTATGCACTTCACATGCTGGAAACCCAAGGGTTTTCTGGAAATCAGATTAGCCTTTATTATGCATACCAGAAAGCGCAGGTTGGAACACTTTATTGTTCTCAAAGAGAATAAGAGAATAAGAGAATCATCAATGACCAGAGTCAAGTAGTGGaaaccttaacccattgactcccaggggttccccattgacgagtaaaattgtctggtgttagtcagagtaaaatactaagtctagCTGGTTTCGGCCGATTTGgacgtcaatgggttaatgagtATTTTGCAAACATCACGAAAGATGTAATTATTCATGATCACAGCACTTTCAGTGACCAGACTCATTTAAAGAGAATTCCTATGGTAAACGAGGGAGCAGCCAACTGGTGCATTTAGTTTTCAGTTGACTAACCATTGTGTTGTCAAAACGGTACTTGAAGCTGCTAAGTTATGCAGACGACACTAAACTCTATTTATCACACCATGGTCCCCTGAGCAATGGAAGAAGGTATAAACGAGACTAAGCCAACACTACACAATGGTTTCGACAGAATGGGATGGTAGCCAATCCCGACAAGTTAATATCAGGCTTTAGTGTTAGGACCATACCCATTTCCAGTGAAATTGAACTATTAGGTGTAACATAAGCTGAAATTTGATACTCATGTTGCATCAATCTGTGGAAAGGTGGTGGGTCAGGTTAATGCTTTAAATAGGCTTAAAAATATACTGCCTCTAAAAACCGGGGAAGCACTTTATCGCCATGTATTTTACCTCACTTTGATTTTTGTAACCAGATATGGCACCATTGTGGAGAAAGGAATACTAAGAAAATGGAAAGAGTAAATCAGCGTGCACTTAGACATGTATAATTATAAAGATAAGGGTATTTCATACAAGAACTTCCTAGGTTGTATCGGCTTGAATACGACATTAAAGGGTTGTCGTATTCAAGACATTGTTGTTAACGGTTAATAACTGCTTTCAAGATAAAGCACCCAGAGTTGTTGCTGACTTAGTTAAACTGAGGAAGACTGATTACAATTTAAGAGGCACTAAGATGCTCTCCTTAGCAAAGGTAAACAGTACCAAGCATGGTCTTAAgtcattttgttattttgctgCGAAGAAATGGAACACGCTACCAAATGCATTATGTGCCAAGGCTGACACAAGACGATTTCTTCAAGATATTCGTTgcctaaaattttaaaaagttttagttttggatttcttgtttttaattatatataattttttttaaatttgtgacATACTGTTTGTATACACAATATTTTTACTTCATGTATACTGTATATATTCTCTAACATAGATTGTATCTTATGACattgcaccggtggctcagttggctgagcatcgggctgtcatgcgggaggttgtgagttcgactccagccggaccaatactcggggtctttaaataactgaggagaatgtgctgcctttgtaattacatctgcaaatggttagactttcaagtcttctcggataaggactgtaaaccggaggtcccgtctcataacccttgttcgaaattaaatagtatgggacgttaaagaacccactcagtattcgataagagtaggggacttagtccccggtgttgtggtctgaccttatctggacgggggcatcttcgacttccttaaaataaattgtaaactgtgtaataagcagtctggctaaagtcctccgaaaaacattgtaaattagtcctgaaaaaccccgaggggagagactaatcgcttcacttcacttccacttcacttcacttactTTTATTTTGTATATACAGAATATATAcactgtatgtacatgtatgtattttttAATTGATTGTGATTTCCTGGAAAGTAGCTTTTAGCTAAGTGTAGTGCCACATTAAATAAAGTACTACTACTAAATAAAGTACTACTACTTCAtgtactactacttctactacgtAGATTTATCTGACACCATGCTCATTGACTGTTGTTTTGTAGCCAACTTGGTGCACACAGGTATTGTTAACATGTCCAGTGTCTCAGAATGCAGCAAGTCTTACCAGGATGATATGGAATTTGGAAACCGGATGGCAGTTTTAAGCGGTGACTTTCTTCTTGCCAACGCTTGTACAGGATTGGCAGAGCTTCGGGATACTGAGGTAGTATGTATGATTTCAGAGGTGATTGGCCATCTTATGGAAGGAGAATTTTTGAAGATGACATGTAATGCTAAATGCTTGGACTTGGATTTTTGGAATGAGATGATCTTCAAATGTAAAGGAAGCTTAATGGCAAACAGCTGTAAAGCAGCACTGAAAATTATTTCACACTCGGAAGAGGTAAGGACTGCATACCAGTGTTCACTTCTTTAAATTTACAGGTAGTTGTGGGAAGTAAGGTTAAATGCACTCTAAATTTCCACCTAGTTATTTCATTATTTGTCAGGGGTAGATTGATTAAATATTAGTTTCCGTTGAATTTTCAAAGTCTGTCACTGATGTGCCTAAGGTTCAGTAGGAGGTGGAGGTTAATACTAGTGTTAGGTACATAACTCAGCTGTACAGGAGGCAGTGTGTCCtggtggttagggcgcttgccttgagatccggagatcccgggttctagccctgctctgaccactcgttaaatttgatcctggttcaacttctcaggtgcacttgtaaatagtcaactggtttgccttcagccagttgggattcttaacagttgttgttgttgttgttattctgttgCATCATTTCATTACAGTatgtttcattgaccctgaaaagcccctttggggaacggtcaattaagtatggcCTGTATTGTATGGTAGTGTATTGTATTATGCTAGCAAGTGGTTTACCCATCACTCACACATTGTCCCTTTCGTTATGCCTTTCTAAGATGGATTGAGTTACTGTGGTTCTGAGGCACCTCTTGCTGTGCCCCAGGATCTTAGGGCTACCCTAGCTTGCTTGTAAGTGATCCACCATGTATAGTTTGCCTGCGACTTTATACAGTTTTGTATGTGCGTTCGTTGTACTTTTGAGACAGTGAGCTGTTAAATTTTCTTGGTTTTGCATATTTTTTCTATGACAGTGAAAAGACATGTGTATCTTTTTGTTGATGGTGATTTGGAGATGCTCGGAGTAAAATCTGagagctcctttgcaggagtcggaTCTGTGACCTTCTACTTACTAGTTCTTCATTCATTTACCGAAGCTAACATGTCATGATGTCCTTTTCTATAAGAATTGCAAAAATGCCTTGTTCAGACAATCTCAGTGCTAGCAGTAAAGCAGGACAATAAACGTGAACCTACAATAAGCAACAAAAGTACgttgagacactgaactggGGAGACCGCAATTAGGAAAAAACCACCTTAAcgttacattttccacttgcGCCCCACCCCCTTCAATGTTGGCAAGGGAAAAAGGAAGTGTTGGCCATAACAAGACAGCATtgttgggtggggggggggggggaggggtaagATGGAAAGATTTGGGGGGAGGGATTTGTCTGAGATTCCTTAAAAGGGGAAAGTATCTCAACCCAATCTCCTAGTGACAGCTCAGTGACAGAGCATCTGAATTAGTAATTAGTAGGTTGCACTTAATTAGTAGGACCACTTGGGTTGTTTCAGGCATCTCTAAATCACCATTGACAAAAAAAGATACGTGTACATTTCTTAATCATTCATGTACGGGGGTTGACATTACCTTCTTGTGAAATTTTCTGGTAAACTGGGCAAGGTTTTTTTTGTCAAGTTCTAATGACAAGtgctttttctcttttatgTTTGTTGAATTTTCTGTTATGCTTGGTTCCCCTCTGTGATCCAAAAGGACGTTCAAATGCCTCCCCTTAGTTACATAAAATGCTCCCCCCCCCTCTTTGACTGTTGTAGCATTCTAATGTGAAACCTGAGTTAGCAGACATGAGCTTTTGTAAGCTCCTTAAGCCAATCAGAGTCGACAATTTTTGTAAGTTGAGGTTTACTATCAGCCTCCAATCCCATCATTGAAGTATTTGGCCGTGTGCAAGCACTGTATAGTATTCATACATGTAACTTGAAATGGAGACTGTATGTTTGAATTCCCCTTCGTAGAATTCTTAGATCTTCGAAACTGTTCCTTTGGGTTAGacatacatgtaacaataaAAGACTAACAAGGCATTAAATCATCCTGGATGTTGTCCAAGGGTGTTCCAAATTGAGCACTACAAAAACTTTTCAATCCTTTACGCAAGGTGCTTTCCtcttttaaaatagttttccttTGATTGTCGTTTCTTGTTTTCCACTTGGGGTAGTTAAGGCAGAATGGAAGGACATTTTAAGTGACATTTCACGTGTTTCCTTTGTGATATTAGAAATTTGTCAGCTTGTTTTCCTCCGCTTCTCTTTCTTCCCTGGAACACGAAAAAAAAGAGGGATCGATGGATTCTTGAATAAATTCCTGTTGATTTTCACTTTTAGCTTCAGAGAGAGGCTTTTGAATTTGGTAAAAACCTTGCTTTTGCCCACCAGTTGAAGGAAGATTATCAGATTCTTCGGGAACAAAGGTGTCCTATGGTTCCGCACAGTGCTCCTGTCATTCTCTCAGGTGGGCAAACCGAAGCAAAAGGACTCCTGAATCAGATCTTCTCtgaaaaagagaaggaaaagctGGAAAGTCTCCATCTCAAGTTGGCAGATGTGATTATGAACGGAGATGCAATCTTTCGGTTAAAGGAATTGTGTCTATCCTATTCAAACAGAGCTCTGCAGTCATTGAGTCTGTTTCCAGACTCTGAAGCTAAGCACGCTTTGATGAATATTGCTAACTCTTGCACGATtcaggagtaaaaaaaaaaaattcgcgagATGCCACTAAAAAACAACGCGTGAGCGAGTGTGGTGGGTGTGGTCGGCCATTCTCGCTCGCTTGCAGAAAGTGATAATGGGTCTACCAAGCACAAAGTTCATGATTCGCGGCCGATTTATTCTTCTGTATTTGTGTTAAAGGGCCACTgacaaccacaagtctttgcgggcgtgcaagctatcggcgccattttctgtaatacagaaactagtattaattttcttgaaaagtcaaattccatcgcctcacatcgtcgtgttttggatgcccagtagcttcaaactttgttaatattttccttaatgtttaaatattgtatttttggcgttatttgggtgttgtgttcgtgttaaaagcgaaatgaaaactgtgaagaaaggtcgtccgccgaggaaggaaaagcgccatgttatttggctcactacttcaaccttaagattatggaacgaaaggaggaaggcgtttggattaaaaaacaaatcgaacagcGAATTCGCAGAAGTTCTTCCTTACGGGATGTTTCTGAAGCGAACCGGCCGATTCGATTGcccggataataacaacaacaaaggcgcgcaaaggacactggttgtcggtggccctgtAAATCGACATTCTGACCTCAGTTTGGTTTATATATTCTCTTTTAAAGTTTTGCCTATTAGCATGAAAACAAAGGAGtcttatttggccgccattttctgaaaaaaagttGAGGTAAATCGCCATTTTATTCCGTGAGAGAAACGACTGAATTTAACCCTGCCGGCATGACGTACCGTCCCTGTCGCCTCTCGCCGATCGCCGTAGAACTTCGTAAATAAAGACTTAGCTTTGGTAGACGCCTTGTGCGTGAAATCGTTTAACATGGGAAAGCTGGTGCACAAACAGCAGACACACGGAATCCGAGATCCAGTGACAAGGAAGAGCTTCGTCGACCACCGGGGATCCAGACTCTGTTGCATCCCTCTTCCGCCATTCCAGTTAAGAAATATATCGTTATACTGGTCCGCCGTTGGGTTCATGTTGGCCGTTGGCTCCGGAGGAGCTCATCCGCCCTTTGTCAGGTCTTGTTTTTAATTCTGTAGGGTGACATGCCATCCACGTTACTAGTATATACTGGCGGGGAAGCCAGTTTAGACGCCGACGACCCGTCGGCGTCTAAACCCGTCAATTGCGTGGGTTTCATCTTTGCCCGTAGCAGCCTGACCTAATCCCGAgtattgcgtgtgtggcttacgcgcccGCGCGCGCTTCGTTTTCTATAATCTTATAATTTTCCAACAATGTTAGTGGGTAGTCTTTCTATTGCAGTTTTCGCGAAGAACTGTCGCCGAATTCGTCAACAGTACATTTTGGAGTTTTGATACAGAGTATGGCTGAAATGATTTGCCAGACGATCGCAGGAAAATTGAAACATTTCCGATTTTCCCTATACGTCTGCGATTATTGCAAACGATCGGGAAAGCCTTCGGTTTCCAGTGTTTATCCGGGACGGTCTCGAAACAGTGAAATCCCcggctgtctgagatttcacgACTTAGGGTCATTGACTATTTTTTCCAtcacaaaatgaaatttaagacTCCTAAATATTCAAATAACATGTTTCGTTCTAAGAGGATCTAGTTTCTTAGACCTTGGATCAATTCTAAAGGTCTTTTAGTTGGAATTAACCTTACCGTATCATCAATACGGTGTAAGGAAAGCAAGCCAAGACTTCCAAAGGCGCCGTTTCACTGTGCCGTGCACCTTGTTTAGCAACGCCATTGGCGAGACAATttgcccaatgtaacataccgCGCAACAGCCAGACCAGTAGCATTGacttctactttccgcaacagTTGCAACGAATTTTTTAAGCATAGGACAGTGTTAACATCTGTtctgcaacttgtgtcgcactgaacggtttgcggcaccagccaatgacAATGTTtctttaacctcatgtgatcatcgaaacaggacaagttgcatgaaacgttgctcagtgtaacacccataaaacaacttgttttgtaATGTGAGAACGTTTGTGGAAATGGCGATGCAATGACAAGTTGGACGAAAAAATGCACAGTGCATCAGCGCCTTAAATGTACCctgaaatttaaaatcttttaagCATTAGTTTATGTTTAAATAATGACATGTAATATATCGACGTCCAGTAAGTAATGAGAGCTAGGGCATTTTCCGCTTTTGAAGTTTTGCTCTTGTTAGATCGGTCTTATAAATATCTGTTGCGTTTTGCGACTTTCCCATTGTTAGCATTTGGCTTTCATCTTCGGCAAAAATACAATTAGCGGATTTGGCATCCGATGCGGCTTTCGGTTCTCCTTTCGGTGCGACAATTACACGTTCAATGCCGCGAGAACATTCTGCGACGTTACTCCCATTGTTCTGAAAGCCTTCGTAGACAAAGGGGATATCACACACACGCAGGCTCCATCCTCACATGTAGACTGGATGTGCCGGTTTTCCTTTGAAACGGTTAGACCAGGTTTGGCTTGTCATCCACACTACAGCGCCCTAATTGCAGAAGAAACGAAGGATTTTGGAAGCGGTTTCAAAAGTGGAGACTACTTAGCAAGTGTGCATGGCTCGGACAAAAACAGACACATTAATAAAAACAATGACGTTGAAGGCTTTTGTGAATTTTATAATCAGTTGAGCGGTTTAGTGTGGATACTGAAAACCTTAGCAAAAGGCTAATGTGGATGAAAAATATTAGCTTCGTCTCGATCGAGATGTAAGATAAAATTTCGCGAACGCCTACTAAGCGTGAAAGGTGTTACGTTTGGTAGTCACGCACCCGTCAATTGCGTTCCAAAATCAAAGCCGTTTTGTGTTACATTAACGTCAAAAGAAGAGGCAAGTTTACAGTTTTGACCTTTACGTCATCCGCAAACGAACATGCTCAAGACAACTGGGTATGTCCATTACAACGGTTGTcaacataaaatgaaattgtGCAGTGATCCGGGTGACCGTGTCACTAACTCTGTAATTAGTTTACGTTCTCAGAGTATTTACTACTTGCATTGAATGTGACAAATCTAACAATACAGTTCGTTTAGTTCCGAAGTGTATTCAGTTCATCATTCTACAACAATGTTCAACTCTTCTGCCttattaattttacaatacGTTGTTCGTTGCGTTATAT
Above is a window of Montipora capricornis isolate CH-2021 chromosome 6, ASM3666992v2, whole genome shotgun sequence DNA encoding:
- the LOC138052355 gene encoding all trans-polyprenyl-diphosphate synthase PDSS2-like is translated as MAGFRNVFTVGKRSVSSVSVLGSRHNSYLYLGVLQPVVLLRPSLQVQRSIWSSSRQDDLTQALSDAEKLVGYPTSFLNLRYLLSDEISNVAMYMKRFAMSKHPLLRTARGFISDENHTLQTRGLLVLLISKASRPCLKDDCIMDQELVADIYSSQRQLADITETIYTANLVHTGIVNMSSVSECSKSYQDDMEFGNRMAVLSGDFLLANACTGLAELRDTEVVCMISEVIGHLMEGEFLKMTCNAKCLDLDFWNEMIFKCKGSLMANSCKAALKIISHSEELQREAFEFGKNLAFAHQLKEDYQILREQRCPMVPHSAPVILSGGQTEAKGLLNQIFSEKEKEKLESLHLKLADVIMNGDAIFRLKELCLSYSNRALQSLSLFPDSEAKHALMNIANSCTIQE